One genomic window of Paenisporosarcina antarctica includes the following:
- a CDS encoding DNA-directed RNA polymerase subunit alpha — translation MIEIEKPKIETVEISEGAKFGKFVVEPLERGYGNTLGNSLRRILLSSLPGAAVTSIQVDGVLHEFSTIEGVVEDVASVIMNVKKLALKIYSDEEKVIEIDIKGDGQVTAADITHDSDVEILNPDLYIATIGKNGHLRMRMYAQRGRGYTPADQNKREDLPIGVIPIDSIYTPVSRVNFQVENTRVGQMTNYDKLSLDVWTDGSIGPKEAISLGAKILTEHLNIFVGMTDEAKTAEIMVEKEEDQKEKVLEMTIEELDLSVRSYNCLKRAGINTVLELASKSEDDMMKVRNLGRKSLEEVKAKLEDLGLGLRKED, via the coding sequence ATGATCGAAATTGAAAAACCAAAGATTGAAACGGTTGAAATCAGCGAAGGTGCCAAATTTGGTAAGTTTGTTGTAGAACCGCTTGAACGAGGATATGGAAACACATTAGGTAATTCACTACGTCGTATCCTATTGTCATCTTTACCAGGAGCTGCAGTAACTTCTATTCAAGTTGATGGCGTTCTTCACGAGTTCTCTACTATTGAGGGTGTTGTTGAAGATGTCGCTTCAGTGATTATGAATGTGAAGAAATTAGCTCTTAAAATCTACTCTGATGAAGAAAAAGTCATTGAGATTGATATTAAAGGTGATGGCCAGGTTACAGCTGCTGACATTACACATGACAGTGATGTAGAAATTTTAAATCCTGATCTCTATATTGCAACAATTGGTAAAAATGGTCATTTGCGTATGCGTATGTATGCACAACGCGGCCGCGGTTACACTCCTGCTGATCAAAACAAACGTGAGGATCTTCCTATCGGCGTGATCCCAATCGATTCTATTTATACTCCAGTTTCACGCGTCAATTTTCAAGTAGAAAATACACGTGTTGGTCAAATGACTAATTACGATAAACTTTCTCTTGATGTTTGGACAGATGGCAGCATCGGTCCAAAAGAGGCGATTTCGCTTGGTGCGAAAATTTTAACTGAGCATTTAAACATCTTCGTTGGGATGACAGATGAGGCAAAAACTGCTGAAATCATGGTTGAAAAAGAAGAAGATCAAAAAGAAAAAGTGCTGGAGATGACTATCGAAGAGCTTGATCTTTCTGTTCGTTCTTACAACTGCTTGAAACGCGCAGGTATTAATACAGTACTTGAATTAGCTAGCAAGTCAGAAGACGACATGATGAAAGTTCGTAACCTTGGACGTAAATCACTAGAAGAAGTTAAAGCAAAGTTAGAAGACCTTGGCTTAGGATTACGCAAAGAGGACTAA
- a CDS encoding adenylate kinase has translation MNIVLMGLPGAGKGTQADKIVEKYGIPHISTGDMFRAAIVEGTELGLKAKSFMDEGALVPDEVTIGIVRERLSKSDCEEGFLLDGFPRTVPQAEALDVLLADLNKDVEHVLNIQVDQEDLVKRLTGRRICKICGSAYHLVFNPPQVDGVCDKDGGELYQRADDNPETVTNRLEVNVKQTQPLLDYYGSKGVMTNINGQQHIDKVFVDLHALLESNRS, from the coding sequence ATGAATATCGTTTTAATGGGTTTGCCAGGTGCAGGTAAAGGCACACAAGCAGATAAAATTGTTGAGAAGTACGGAATCCCTCATATTTCGACAGGCGACATGTTTCGTGCAGCTATTGTAGAAGGTACGGAACTTGGACTTAAAGCCAAATCGTTTATGGATGAAGGTGCTTTAGTACCTGATGAAGTAACGATCGGAATCGTCCGTGAAAGATTAAGTAAATCAGATTGTGAAGAAGGATTTTTGTTAGATGGGTTTCCACGGACAGTTCCACAAGCAGAAGCACTTGATGTGCTTTTAGCTGATTTGAACAAAGATGTAGAACACGTATTAAATATCCAAGTTGATCAAGAAGACTTAGTTAAACGTCTAACGGGGCGCCGCATTTGTAAAATTTGTGGTTCTGCGTACCATTTAGTCTTTAACCCACCTCAAGTAGATGGTGTTTGTGACAAAGATGGAGGCGAACTTTACCAACGCGCGGACGATAACCCGGAAACGGTAACGAATCGCCTGGAAGTAAACGTGAAACAAACACAACCTTTACTTGACTATTATGGCAGTAAAGGTGTAATGACTAATATTAATGGTCAGCAACATATTGATAAAGTATTTGTTGATTTACACGCTTTATTAGAGAGCAACCGCAGCTGA
- the infA gene encoding translation initiation factor IF-1 gives MAKDDVIEVEGTVVETLPNAMFKVKLENDHTILAHVSGKIRMHFIRILPGDKVTIELSPYDLTRGRITYRFK, from the coding sequence ATGGCGAAAGACGATGTAATTGAAGTCGAAGGAACAGTTGTTGAGACTTTGCCAAATGCGATGTTTAAGGTAAAATTGGAGAATGATCATACTATTCTTGCTCATGTTTCGGGCAAAATCCGTATGCACTTTATCCGTATTCTACCTGGGGATAAAGTCACAATTGAACTATCTCCTTACGATTTAACTCGCGGTCGTATCACATACCGTTTTAAATAA
- a CDS encoding energy-coupling factor transporter transmembrane component T family protein, protein MMEKMIFGRYIPGNSFIHKLDPRSKLLFVFLFIAIVFIANNAITYVMLLAFTLVTVLFSRIRLYFLINGLKPILFLLIFTFLLHIFFTKEGELLFKWQFISVYEEGLKQGIFISVRFLVLVFTTSILTLTTSPISITDGMEMLLKPFKRFKLPVHELALMMSISLRFIPTLMDETDKILKAQMARGSDISSGPVKERIKAVVPLLIPLFVSAFKRAEDLAVAMEVRGYRGGEGRTRYRQLKWDWQDSFILILLGAFALTLGWLRS, encoded by the coding sequence ATGATGGAGAAAATGATTTTTGGTCGTTATATTCCTGGGAATTCATTCATTCATAAATTAGACCCTCGTTCAAAACTGCTATTTGTATTCTTATTTATTGCGATTGTCTTTATTGCAAATAATGCGATTACCTATGTAATGTTACTAGCATTCACTTTAGTCACGGTCTTATTTTCGCGTATACGATTGTATTTCTTAATTAATGGGTTAAAGCCTATTTTATTCTTACTCATTTTCACTTTCTTACTTCATATTTTTTTTACAAAAGAAGGAGAATTATTGTTTAAGTGGCAATTTATTTCAGTGTATGAAGAAGGATTAAAACAAGGTATTTTCATTTCAGTCCGTTTTCTAGTATTAGTATTCACCACGTCTATCCTAACGTTGACGACTTCACCAATCTCTATTACTGATGGGATGGAAATGTTGTTAAAACCATTTAAACGCTTTAAATTGCCTGTCCATGAACTCGCATTAATGATGTCGATTTCGTTACGCTTTATTCCAACATTAATGGATGAGACTGATAAAATTTTGAAAGCTCAAATGGCTAGAGGGTCCGATATTAGTTCGGGACCAGTTAAAGAACGTATAAAAGCTGTTGTTCCTTTGTTAATTCCTTTATTCGTAAGTGCGTTTAAACGTGCGGAAGATTTAGCGGTCGCGATGGAAGTGCGTGGTTACCGAGGGGGAGAGGGAAGAACTCGGTATCGCCAATTGAAATGGGATTGGCAAGATTCTTTCATACTTATCTTGTTAGGGGCTTTCGCATTAACACTTGGGTGGTTAAGGTCATAA
- the rpsK gene encoding 30S ribosomal protein S11 yields MARKQQTRKRRVKKNIESGIAHIRSTFNNTIVTITDMQGNAVSWSSAGSLGFKGSRKSTPFAAQLAAEAAAKSSVEHGLKTLEVTVKGPGAGREAAIRALQAAGLDVTAIKDVTPVPHNGCRPPKRRRV; encoded by the coding sequence ATGGCACGTAAACAACAAACACGTAAGCGTCGTGTGAAAAAGAATATCGAATCTGGTATTGCTCACATCCGCTCAACATTTAACAACACTATTGTAACGATTACAGATATGCAAGGAAATGCGGTATCTTGGTCAAGTGCTGGTTCACTTGGTTTCAAAGGTTCTCGTAAATCAACACCATTTGCTGCGCAATTAGCTGCTGAAGCTGCTGCGAAGTCATCTGTTGAGCATGGTTTGAAGACGTTAGAAGTAACAGTAAAAGGTCCTGGTGCAGGTCGTGAAGCTGCAATTCGTGCACTTCAAGCTGCTGGTCTTGACGTTACAGCTATCAAAGATGTAACTCCAGTTCCACATAATGGTTGCCGTCCACCAAAACGTCGTCGCGTATAA
- a CDS encoding energy-coupling factor ABC transporter ATP-binding protein, giving the protein MNEILSLHDVSYTYSPQETEMRKALEGISFSVYDGEWIAIVGHNGSGKSTMAKLMNGLLFPQNGEVRVLGETLNEENLWAIRSQMGMVFQNPDNQFVGATVQDDVAFALENNGIPFIEMVERVHDSLAQVKMEKFLDSEPHHLSGGQKQRVAIAGALALKPRILIMDEATSMLDPQGREEVLTTVQRLRQETHLTVLSITHDLEEALLADRILVLNDGHIYAQGTPDEIFSRGEELIELGLDLPFALKLSKLMRANGIDLKDEHMSVQGLVNDVWTSNFNK; this is encoded by the coding sequence ATGAATGAAATTTTATCTTTACACGATGTTAGCTATACATATTCACCACAAGAAACTGAAATGCGTAAAGCACTAGAAGGAATTTCTTTCTCTGTCTACGATGGCGAGTGGATTGCAATCGTTGGTCATAATGGTTCAGGTAAATCCACAATGGCGAAACTCATGAATGGCCTGTTGTTTCCTCAAAATGGGGAAGTGCGAGTTCTTGGTGAGACGCTCAATGAAGAAAACTTATGGGCTATTCGTTCGCAAATGGGCATGGTGTTTCAAAATCCAGACAATCAATTTGTCGGTGCAACCGTGCAGGACGATGTCGCTTTTGCTTTAGAAAATAATGGAATTCCTTTTATAGAGATGGTTGAACGTGTCCATGATTCACTTGCTCAAGTGAAAATGGAGAAATTTTTAGATAGTGAACCCCATCATTTATCCGGTGGTCAAAAGCAACGTGTGGCCATTGCAGGTGCACTTGCTTTAAAGCCGAGGATATTAATAATGGATGAGGCCACTTCGATGCTTGATCCACAAGGCCGCGAAGAAGTATTAACGACGGTACAACGCTTACGACAAGAAACACATTTAACTGTGTTGTCGATCACACATGATCTTGAAGAAGCATTACTCGCAGATCGAATTCTTGTGTTAAATGATGGACATATTTATGCGCAAGGCACACCAGATGAAATATTTTCGCGTGGAGAAGAGTTAATTGAGCTTGGGCTAGATTTGCCTTTTGCTTTGAAGTTAAGCAAGCTTATGCGTGCAAATGGAATTGACTTAAAAGATGAGCATATGTCAGTACAAGGGTTGGTGAATGATGTATGGACATCCAACTTCAACAAGTAG
- the rplQ gene encoding 50S ribosomal protein L17, with translation MGYRKLGRTSSQRKAMLRDLTTDLIINERIQTTEARAKELRSVCEKMITLGKRGDLHARRQAASYIRRELVNVTDAEGNESTVYALQKLFDDVAPRYAERQGGYTRIMKMGPRRGDGAPVVVIELV, from the coding sequence ATGGGTTACAGAAAACTTGGTCGTACAAGTTCTCAACGTAAAGCGATGTTACGTGACTTAACAACTGATTTGATCATCAACGAACGTATTCAAACGACAGAAGCTCGTGCGAAAGAACTTCGTTCAGTTTGTGAAAAAATGATTACATTAGGTAAACGTGGAGATTTGCATGCACGCCGTCAAGCTGCATCATATATTCGTCGTGAACTAGTGAACGTTACTGATGCTGAAGGCAATGAATCAACAGTTTATGCTTTGCAAAAATTGTTTGATGATGTAGCACCACGCTACGCTGAACGTCAAGGCGGATACACACGTATTATGAAAATGGGACCTCGTCGTGGAGACGGAGCACCTGTTGTAGTGATTGAATTAGTTTAG
- the rpmJ gene encoding 50S ribosomal protein L36: MKVRPSVKPMCEKCKVIRRRGKVMVICENPKHKQKQG, from the coding sequence ATGAAAGTTAGACCATCTGTAAAGCCGATGTGCGAAAAATGTAAAGTTATTCGCAGACGCGGTAAAGTAATGGTAATTTGTGAAAATCCAAAGCATAAACAAAAACAAGGCTAA
- the rpsM gene encoding 30S ribosomal protein S13, with protein sequence MARIAGVDIPRDKRVVISLTYIFGIGKTNAQKALANAGVSEDTRVRDLTEDELNKIREAIGAFKVEGDLRREVSLNIKRLMEIGSFRGIRHRRGLPVRGQNTKNNARTRKGPRKTVANKKK encoded by the coding sequence ATGGCTCGTATTGCTGGTGTTGACATTCCGCGCGATAAACGCGTTGTTATTTCATTAACATATATTTTCGGTATTGGTAAAACAAATGCACAAAAAGCTTTAGCAAATGCTGGAGTGTCTGAAGATACACGCGTTCGTGATCTTACAGAAGACGAATTAAACAAAATTCGCGAAGCAATTGGTGCTTTCAAGGTAGAAGGTGACCTTCGCCGTGAAGTATCATTAAACATTAAGCGCTTGATGGAAATCGGTTCATTCCGTGGTATCCGTCATCGTAGAGGTTTACCTGTTCGCGGTCAAAATACGAAGAACAATGCGCGTACGCGTAAAGGTCCTCGTAAAACAGTTGCTAACAAGAAAAAATAA
- a CDS encoding energy-coupling factor ABC transporter ATP-binding protein has translation MDIQLQQVGYSYSKGTPFEKRALVDVNLHIKSGSYHAIIGHTGSGKSTLLQHLNALLKPTEGEVRIGDLTIQAGKRVKNLKPVRQQIGIVFQFPEQQLFDETVLKDIMFGPLNYGVPKEEAERRARVLVEQLGLPKDVLDKSPFDLSGGQMRRVAIAGVLAMEPSILVLDEPTAGLDPRGRQEIMELFHKLHVEKGLTTILVTHSMEDAARYSDRVSIMHHGRCVLSGDPIEIFGNEERLAEFQLAAPRVVRFQREFEALLGYPLAKLCLTEEQLVAEIAHAVQGESEPI, from the coding sequence ATGGACATCCAACTTCAACAAGTAGGATACTCTTACTCAAAAGGTACGCCTTTTGAAAAGCGCGCACTCGTCGATGTGAATTTACACATAAAGTCAGGTTCATATCATGCAATTATTGGTCATACAGGTTCTGGAAAGTCGACCTTACTTCAACATTTAAATGCGTTGTTAAAACCAACTGAAGGGGAAGTTAGGATTGGAGATTTGACGATTCAGGCTGGTAAGCGAGTAAAGAATTTAAAGCCGGTCCGACAGCAAATTGGGATAGTCTTTCAATTCCCTGAGCAGCAACTGTTTGATGAGACCGTGTTAAAAGATATTATGTTTGGTCCATTAAATTATGGTGTGCCTAAAGAAGAGGCGGAGCGACGTGCACGCGTCTTAGTTGAGCAATTAGGTTTACCTAAAGACGTGCTTGATAAATCGCCGTTTGATTTGTCAGGAGGTCAAATGCGTCGTGTGGCCATTGCGGGTGTGTTAGCGATGGAACCAAGTATATTGGTATTAGACGAACCCACGGCAGGGTTAGATCCACGAGGACGTCAGGAAATCATGGAGTTATTCCACAAACTACATGTGGAAAAAGGGCTAACCACAATTTTGGTTACACACTCTATGGAGGATGCAGCACGATATTCAGATCGTGTCAGTATCATGCATCATGGAAGATGTGTACTTAGTGGAGACCCGATTGAAATATTTGGTAATGAAGAGAGGCTTGCCGAATTTCAATTAGCTGCACCGCGAGTCGTACGTTTTCAGCGTGAATTTGAAGCGTTACTCGGTTATCCATTAGCTAAACTATGCTTGACAGAAGAACAGTTAGTTGCAGAAATAGCTCATGCTGTCCAAGGGGAGAGTGAGCCCATATGA